DNA sequence from the Xyrauchen texanus isolate HMW12.3.18 chromosome 32, RBS_HiC_50CHRs, whole genome shotgun sequence genome:
gtgtgtaggggtgcatgcatggcagcaggcacgccgctacttttatagtatttcctgcttttactggggaagtgtttataactgtgggaacagtgcttgtgtgtagtggtgcatacatgacaataggcacacgatctacatttatggagcgtccagctgagctggggaagtattcggcactgtttggacagtattgatatgtgggaatgcgcactttagtgtggacacgtgaccccttagtgacacaggcagaaaatgtgatttctgtgtgttgccgttaaaacggcgtttgattgcaggtgagcgagttctgtgactgacccattgactgctgtacagacatttccagccgcctgtaagggacTGGGAAATGTTTTACACGCTTTGGAGacggaggcgccgccctggctcgctgctgctgctgaggcggtctctggcggctctgtgacgagctggagcgcttgggcagaaagtgacgcatagcctgcgaatccttccgaagcttcagtgaagcgttcagtgaactctcttaccgttttagacaggatgcggacgatctctgagtccatgctggtgcccgtgctcgtgtccgctaatgtcgacggcgctgggtcgaaggccgagcccggccagtcgtcggatgcagcgtcaatggaaaggctgtcatccttttcaccgtcgtcccctgacgcccGAACGagcgagacccaccgctctgttggaggggtgctggtccgcctgcgttgaaatggactggcgtcgggagttctcgggtagtggtgaagcacgcgggactggcccggcgtgacgtcactgaagtccacgtgctctggcggcctccgtgtgcggcgctttttcttgcgctggctcgaacagagggacggcagcacggtggtagcaggctcgttcacggcgaaggcggcaaagcgagcgcagcttcggtgaggcccagggagtcacattcgggcatccgcctcgagtgagagcagcttctgtgtggtcaggtcccaggcagcgagtgcaaatgatgtgacgatccccatcaggaagagggcctctgcacgaggcgcaggctgaaggcatttgcaacaacaccttgaaaaattactcttttactcaatcaaAAAGCGTCGCGAGAGGCGAagcttgcagtaaaaggatatagcgatgcgcgccggatggcgtagcagaaggcttcgaaggcggctgaaggcgccagcgtcctcttagcggtcctgctgtaggcttttcgacggcgggcgaaagactccaacaatccggaggatccagcgaagagaaggtctttgctgaaggagattaaatctaaagaactctcatgacggggcgcctaatatatagccctaagccacgcccatcttggcgggctctgagcgcgcgagcgcgaagcacGCGCCCATTGTTCgggcgttcagagtcgccccgtcattggttcgagcaagttgctgcagcacagccaatgaccgagctgcctcgctcattgctgtctgctgtgtttaccaaagaaaacattttcagacTGAATGTTTACTCTAAATGACAGTATGAAATTAATAACACAACAATGCAGCCGACATATTCGGTTCACTCCATCGTCTCTGATATAAAGTCACACAAAGTCACGTATATCAGATTGATTAAGACAAATGAAATGCATAACTCAGTTAACGGGCATGAAAGCGATAAATTACCCAAATGCAAGTTTAAGATAACTCATAAACTGAAACAACATCATGCACTCTTATACGCTAAAATAATATCGACATAATGACCATTTATAATAAAGAGCGGGATATCGCGCTAATCGCGAAATAGCCCTGCTAACTAACTAACCATGTGCTGAGACATAATAaactcattacacacacacacaactcatcagTAGCCTATTGCATTAAACAATGTTTATACTCAAAACCCAAGTGTGTTTTAGTTACCTGAAAAGAAGTATAAAAAgattaaagaagaaataaaacgAGCGCTGCAGTGATGGCTGTCTTGTCATCGTTTTTACTCAGAATGAAGCACATCACGGCCGCGCCACCTGCTAAAGCATGCGATGACGTCATCACGCAGGTatgccaaaagaaaataattaatttaataaatgcacaTAACACTCTGTTTTAACAAAGCACCAATAACCATTTAAACAATATTAGCAACattagaaaaataacatttaccaATTCTATAATGCCCttgaataaaaattaataaacataaaatccaCTATATCACAAAGACCATTACCTTAtggtttacgaatatcagagaccccagttattgaactaatttaaattcaccaagaaaacgcatAGATTTCTGctattttctctcttccaaatgtttttaatgtttattgtgcacacttcCCTTTCTGCAACTCATGGCCATAACTACCATTGAGGACACCGAGGTCATGTCctctatggcaagccgttttaacttttattcatttccagcatatgaattcttgatatcaataattcagttttcactagttaaaatgataattgttgatatcaggaattcgatatctactagtatcaatggcagtttttgatatcagaaattaaatttccactagtaacaatgctaattcttgatatcaacaattacatttttactagttaaatgctcattctagatatcaagaattgtatttcaactagtaaaaactataattcttgatatctgtaattgtattttcactagtgaaatgtcaccataggctgccattcaaaatcaattgttgatatcaagaattgatttcttacttgttgaaattccaatttcacatatcagaaatacaattagtactagtaaaaacctttatttttgatatcaagaattcaattgtcactagttgaaatgtctattcttgatatcaacaattgaactgctactagtaacaatgttcatttttgatctcaataattccattttcactagtgacaatgttcatttctgatatcatgaatgtgattgttactagtaagaaagccattttagatatctgaaattatagtgatatcagaaatacattttcagatatcaaaaattaaaatttttactagtagcaattcaattgttgatatctagaatataaacttttactagtaaccacgtaattcttgatatcaagaattcacatttttactagtaacaatgtaattattgatatcaaaaatgatataaatacaaagctgatatgtgtattcggaattgtaactagtaagaaatcaattcttgatatcaacaattgattttgaatggcagcctatggtgacatttcactagtgaaaatacaattacagatatcaagaattatagtttttactagttgaaatacaattcttgatatgtAGAATAagcatttaactagtaaaaatgtaattgttgatatcaagaattagctacttgtggaaatttaatttctgatatcaaacatttccattgttactagtagatatcgaattcctgatatcaataactatcattttaactagtgaaaattgaattgttgatatcaagaattcatatcctggaaatgaataaaagttaaatcggCTTGCCATAGTCCTCGGTATTTTTTTCCTTGAAGTGTCGTTTCATTGGGAAGTGAAAATAGCCGACGAGACACGGAAAGTCACGTGACACGTACTTCCAGATACCGCTGCAATGTCAAAACGAAAATAGTCGGCTGTAGCGGAGTGTTCCCTAAACCGATTAAATAACTCAACGCAGTGTCTCGCACAGCTCACATAAACTTCAAATTGAACTTCAAATTGAAGTTTATGTGAGCTGTGCGAGACACTGCGTTGCGTTATCCTAAAAGAGTCCTGCAAAGGTGGGATGCTTCTGGCCACAGAAGAATAGTTACTTGTTTTGATAAAAGGTGAGACTGAATTACTGAAAGCTAAAGGTATTCtttattattgtatgtattgtatgtatacaTTGCAGTACAGGTGTTGTATCAACATTTGAGTCAACTGAActgataatggaaatatttttctatcaCTTACAGTTAGTGGAGAGAACCCAAGTCCATTTCAGAGGATGCATACACActaatatagtatattatataatataatgtagtgTACACTACAAATGGATCTACACCATTTCAGAGGTTGCACAAGAAGCCACAACTACCTATAAGTTATATTTCAACAGTTCACACCCAGATACaggaaaaaaacacacacacacacacacacacacacacggtgcacagtttgcacatgttgttatggaaaataaatatgttgtcaGCCAAACGTATTTAtcaagtgtttatttattttattttattttttggggggcacGTTATTTTTGACCTCGGTATTTGAAAAATCCTGGTTACGGCCTTGACCATGCCCATCTCCATGCACCTCTCtcgaaatgagggtgctccagctaACTTCCATCCCTTAAGATAATCCATCTGGCGATCATAACACTGaccagaacccaattttttaagAGTCTGTCCCCTAttgatgactgccccatcgcctaaaatacagagtctggggcaaaatgtaatttgagtgcccaatacatcacacataaaactcaaccaaaattattggatcttaacacaccaccaaaaaacatgggttgtgtccccatcttctgattggcattgccagcaggtgggtgtgtctatAAGAccaatacaatctagaggggatccaatagaatcaatgtaaaatcttaaattgcatctctagatacagacttgacattttttagaatcttagcccacactccctcctccaataccaagtttaaatctttctcccataatctctttagaaattaaagctctgtcccccagactctgtattagaagggagtaatacactgatgcctcatgaccttttccaaaagcagtaatcacctctcccagagtatctgccactttaaggAGGTGTGTGCTACTCACAAAAATAGAACAGAGCAGGCAGCGCAGCTGTAAATATAAAGAACTGAGAACCAAATAGGTCACCGAGCATCTTTGATCTCTTTGGATTttctcacaacagtctctagaatttactcatggtgcccaaaaaaacatttaaattataaatatacattttatatatatatatgtttatttatgtaaTCTATAATGTTATAAAGTATTAATATCAATTACtgcttattttattaaaatcatattgttaattttattattattatctgtatgaTTATctattttttgtgtgcaaattcTGGTTAGGTCGTGAGTGAGTAACTTGTATGCGTAGTATTGTGTGTAGGGTGCGGTTTCTTGAGTCCAGCTGTAACCGGTTACCGGAGACTCTCATTACAAACGGCAGCGCTGTATGGTCAAACACTACAACAATTAACGCACAGCTTTCTCCGGACCGGCTTTATGATTAAGCTACAATCTTCAATGAGTAAGCATATTCCAGTAAGTAAAAcagttatacatatacatatgatTGTTTGGAAACAGACTGATCGCATATTCTTGATGAATTTGGTCTCAGTCTCGAGCTCTTCCTGTGTGCTAATTAGCATGAGAGCAAAACAGCTCTTTTTAGCGATCACGGTTCACAATATACTATACGTTTTATGCCTTTTCTTTTATTGCAAACATGTTAAATGTTATGTATAATACTATAAACATTCGGTCTTAGAGCTGGAACGGTGTTTAAATAATAAGTTATCTGTACGGTTTGCTAGCTAAAATTAGCTCCACTGCTACATGAATGGGAGCTGAGCACGGCATTTCACGgttttatttctgatttattcaGATAAATTAAAGTACAATTAAGATTTAACATCGTTAATATGTTAAAATAAGATTTTGTTGAAATTGTTGCAGAGTAATGTAGTCTCATTGCTAACATTAGCAAACAAGTCTTTGTGTCAATTCAAACCCGTTATCTTATGTTTTTGTTAATAGTGTGTTTTAGTCTGTAGAAAGCATTAAAGCGGTTGAGTTCAAATATTCGAGCACACTATAAATTGGCCTTATTTTACTGGTAAATTGTAGATTTGATAATTCTTATGGCCCCAGTTTGGGGCCTTTTCACTTGATTTCCATAAAGAGATGCGTGGAATATACACGGACCAACAAGCTGTGCCTTTCATTTGAATTACATGATGATTTAAGTTACTTCTACATGAGGTTTGTGTCGTTTTAAAGGGATTTGCTAAAGAGGCTCAGTATCTAATAATCCATATACCTGCCTGAAACACGTGTGTGTCTCACGGGACTGATATGAAGATTTCAAGCCTCAGAACTTAATGTCCCAGAAATCACATTTCATGTGAAACGTTTTACATACCTGCTCAAGTGTTTACACTGAGATGTATCAGATCTGACAGTTGTCTGCATTTTACTTATTAACTCACCTCTGAGTCATTTTGTTTATGGGGAAAGTAGATAAGGTTGACTTTCGTGCTGAAATATATTGACTCCACAGGAGTTTACATGCATGGAAATCAGTTGTGTGTACATTTGAGATTATGCTTGGTTTTAAGGGAGACAGTTGTTGCTTGACTGGAAGGCAAGTCCTAGACCAATATATCAGCCTGTTTGAGGTTATTGACATCGGCTGAAAGTTTTGTCATCTTGGCTGACATGTTAGCTTTTTTGGATCAGATCGGATATGAAGTAGCGTCAAAGAATGCTAGATCGGTGATACataagtcatacatatttgggcAGAAAGACATATGATTGGTGACTGTTACATATGGTCACCAGGAGATGACGCCAAGTACAcaacagactcaatgatgactcaaatggcacaaaattaaactcatttaaaaaagaatggctgcgtgctatgcaaacctttagtcaatGTTTTGTTTGCTTGTGTAATTAGtgcttatgtacaattattatagttaatttgtttggagaggcttttggacacttgtagATGTTTTGTACACTaggataaatgtttttaatgctaTAATTTATGATTGCTttgttgaataaataaaaattgagtCTGTTATTCGGAGCTACCTTATTTGCTCATACATATATATCTCTAgatgtaaaatcagaaaaataaaaaagggtacATTTTTGGCAGCCCCCCCCCCATCATCAGTTTCTTAGACTGAGTGTCTCCGAATTAATCATTATCGATGTCATTAAAcaatttgaaaagttttctttcaaATGATCCCAAACACGAccctatgttgtttttttttttttggtcaagttaTAAGCCTTTTAATTTTAGGTATGtcactgaaaaaataataataatttctcccaatttggagtAACCAGTTCCcgatgcgctcttaagtccttgtAGTGGTGTAATGACtagcctcaatcctggtggcggaggatgaatctctgttgtctccacgtctgagacagtcaatccgtgcatcttatcacgtggcttgttgagcacgttaccgcggagacatagcacgtgtggaggcttcacgctattctcggcggcatccacgcacagctcACCAAGCGCCCCACTGAgatcgagaaccacattatagcgaccacaaggaggttaacccatgtgactaccctccctagcaaccgggccaatttggttgcttaggagaccttacTGGAGTCATGAAACaggaattctttaaaaacaattatgtttaGGTAAATCAATGAATGTTTAATATAGCAATAAAGGAAATTGGTGGTGCTCCTATTTAATAATGCCGTTATGGTTTGTCTTTGTTCCTTGTGTCCTTGCAGCAGTTCTGTGGTGTTTTGGGTCACACATTTATGGAGTTTCTGAAGGGCAGTGGGGACTACTGCCAGGCTCAGCACAGCATTTATTCAGAGAAGTGAACGGTGAGCCTCACTACCTCATCAGAAGAGAGACTTGTGTTACTGTTTTAACGTTGGCGGGAACAGGCTTGGAGAGTGGGCATCCACAGCAGTCAGCGGGTCTGGATGGGGTAAAAAAATCTCAAAGTGCACTGCCTTGACAAACCTGCGTCTTCACTCTCACCAGAAGACCAGCCTTGTTTTCTagaatttttgtttatttctctttttctttcatttttcttGCTCTTAATCAAACCCACCTCTGGATCACAACTCTCTTGGTTGTATTCGCCAATTTTTTACAGGAGAGTgtaatcacattcatttttaaagatttaaaagccAATTTGAATAGTCAAAAATGGCTCGAATGAATCGACCTGCCCCAGTGGAGATCACTTACAAAAACATGCGATTTCTCATTACCCACAACCCCACTAATGCCACCCTTCATAAATTCATTGAGGTGAGTGTTCGTTTAGATCATTTGAACATGGTGACTTGATGTTTTTGATAGacagttgtgtatgtgtatgagttttAAAAGCTCATAATTAAAGAGgtttttatatttacagtaattgCAGAATATGACCTCACTTACATCATGTTCCTCCTACCCATCAGGAACTGAAGAAGTATGGGGTGACCACAGTTGTTAGAGTGTGTGAAGCCACATATGATGCAAACCTGGTTGTTAAAGAGGGGATTCAGGTTTTGGTAAGTCCACATGAACCAGTTCACTCAAATGAATAGttatgaaatgtttaaaaattacatttatgttttcatGCTTGAACtaaatttgacatttattttttatttccactTTGTTCAGGATTGGCCCTTTGATGATGGAGCTCCTCCTTCTAACCAGATTGTTGATGATTGGCTTAATCTGCTTAGGGTTAAATTTAGGGAGGAGCCAGGCTGCTGCATTGCTGTACATTGTGTAGCTGGCCTTGGAAGGTAATTTTAGTTGGATGTAGCATTTTAAATGTGTGCATACATGAATTAAGTGGAATGGCgacttaatttgtttttgtatgattttaatgtttaattttaattagaaTATTATCTCTTTGGAAACTCTGGAAAGCCATTGCTTAGTTTTGATTTCTTTCCCACAGAGCCCCAGTGCTAGTTGCCCTAGCCCTGATTGAGTGCGGAATGAAATACGAGGATGCTGTTCAGTTCATACGACAGTGAGCTTACTTGAAACTTTTCTCTTTTGCATGAATCAAATTTTTCTGGATGCAACAATAGCCAGCcaattccattcagttttggCACTGgagcaagctttttttttttgggctgcAAATGTCTCTTCTTAAAGATGAATGTGAATTGTATTGCTTTCCAGAAAGCGCCGTGGAGCATTTAACAGCAAGCAGCTCTTCTATCTGGAGAAATATCGTCCCAAAATGCGACTTCGCTTCAAGGATTCCAACAGCCATCGCAACAACTGCTGCATTCAGTAAAAGCTAGTTGATCAGCCTTTCTAAAATGTGTAAACAGAAAATGTATCTAACATGAGTAGTTTGTTCTCTTAATTGGAAACTGTGAGAATATGTTACAAAAATTAAGCTTATTTTATTAAGAGTGTCCTCCCCAcccttttgttttacatttgttcCTGTGGAAAACATCTGTCAGCAAGTTAAAGtgcttgtttgcttgtttttaaagGGCGGTTGGAACATGAGCTAGGTGTATGCAATTACGTTTTCAATGGTTGGTGATCATGGTTAATTGCAACTCTGCCAAACACATGGTATGCTTTTGTCTAAAtggtcttaaaaaaaaattttcattttttttttgttattgatgaATTTTTGTCTCTGTTATGTATGCCTCTAAGAAAATCTAAAATGCCTTATTACAGCATCTAGTGGAGGGTTTCTCAGTGGCATTTGGAGAGGTTTctaaatgagtgtgtttacatgcacaacagtACAATGTTAACCATTCAAATCAGCTTATACACCGTAAGAAACTCatgtttatgtgtgatttgaaattgtatttattattcccCGCTTTTGACCTCAAAACGTAAACTGACATGTtcacaacacttgcgcacataAACTGGTAAGAATACCTTTTagaggtgtttacatgcaacacaaaatcgGGGTAATGATCAAAAATCTATGTGAGCTGTTTTTTTCTTCCAATTTCGCTCTGCATGTACACACATTTACCTGGTTTCTTGCCAGCTTAACCAATGTGCGCAAGTCTAGTGCTCGTGCAGGTTTACGTTTTGACATTAAAAGCAGAGAATAAGGTCAGAAACACTTTACGCAAGTAATTGACAATTAATTGCCAATGCATGGTCCGGTTGAACATACATAATGTGCGTACTTGCATTACTGTGGCGATTAAAAACATCTCCGTACTCGAGGACGATTACCTTTAAAAGTCTGTGCCATTTAATGTCCTTTGTGGGGGGTAAAGGAAAACAAAATCTCTTCATATACATTTATTGAAGGTTGGAGTAATAGTTTTTGTTGTTTATCCAAACTTTGTTTACCTGTTACTGCCATGTCAATAGTGTGATGTTTGTGTTTTGGCTTAAAGCAGGAATTCAATGTCTAAAGGCATTTTTAGGCCTTTTTATTTGGTGTGCATAACTTAATATTTCAATACTTgatttatgtacagtatttgaAAATGTGTACTGTTATATCACCTATTTATATCAATGGATATGTGTTTTAGTTTAGTGAGAGATAAGTTGCAACAAGTTCGCCAATTTAAGAGTAAAATAAACAGAAGATGCACTGAAGGAATTCACTGTCTCTCGAGCCtgattttaactttttaattaaaaacatgcaGCGCTTAATCAaaattcttttattttcttccctttttcaCAACCGCAGATGTCACATCGAACTTttctataataaataaaaatatagaaaactcctagatatttttctaaacatgaAGACTGTGCCCCCCTTGCCCCACTGAAATGAACCTCAGACATTTTTAGAATGTCTCTACGATTAAAACAACCCAAAACTATAAATGAATTCAATATTGACAAATTTACAAGGTTTAAAAAACGTATACCGAAGTCATGATACACATCATCCAGTACCTAAAGTATAGAAAGCATATTGAAATCATACCAAACCTGAGCATGTAATTTTTACAAACTATGGTTGCATTATTGTTGGGgcagtttagttttattttcattcttaATGGCAATATTAGAACTCTTCAAATTGTttgaaaatacaaacaaacaacaatttCTTAATAAAGGGGGACTGTGTCATTGAGAACTGTAACACGAACTGATCCAACCTTCATGACTTCACACTAGTGTTTGATAAGTATTTATAATGCTTGCAATACCATCAACACAGAAATCTCCTCGTAGAGGGGAGTCACTCCATTAGTCTTTCAAGTTTCCCTGTCCAGAGATGCTGGATTCTGATGTGTAGCTCACTAATGGTTGTCCGCCCATATATCACCTGGTCCCTTCATGCTTGACTCCTTGGCAGGGGGTGAATTTACAACTGCAAGGACACACTGAGATGGCTCGCAGTATCCGTTAAGGCCGGCAGGACCAGGTGGCCCAGGCACACCTGGCATTCCAGGAACACCTGTTTGTCCTCTCAGGCCGTCACGGCCATCACTGCCATATGCTGGCCTACCTGGCTCACCTAAGAACAGGTGGAGGAACAGATGACCAGTTAGAGGGATGATATTTAGAGATTTTCCCTCACCTCAGTTTACTTTGATGAATGATACAATGGATATGAGATGGTAAAATATGAGAGGTCATACATCTTAATTTTTAAGTCATGATCTCACCTGGGagccctggtggtccaggaatacCTTTAGGCCCCTGCACAGTGGACCCTCTATCTCCCCTGTCACCTTGGTCACCTAAAATCacacagaataaaaatgtgtgcTGTCAACCTTTTTGACTTCAAGGCCCCCCATTGTCCAAGACAATTCGATGGCCCCCTTACTTTATAAAGGTctgatttttagcattttaaattagTGCTCTAACATTAGTTGTTCTGATGATTCAAAGAGGGTGACCttgatttacattttctgaaacaaGTCCACTCTGAACCCCTTGAATTCATTTATTGTACAGATTTACAGTATCAGTACATCAGTACATGCAACgtacaacatttatttacatccagagttttattcatttttggccGAGGTCTtttattgatgatgggagagtagAATCACTCAGTAAAGTCTTCTCCTGaatatcccaaagactttcaatggtgttaaggtcaggactctgtggtggccaattcatgtgtgaaaattattcctcataatccctgaaccactctttcacaaagggcactatgcatgacaggtgcatagagcttcatgcgcttcccttcttaccctgatgcgtACGTACATCGCtgtggaatagggtaaatctggactcatcagaccacgaCATTCTTCTATTGCTCTACAGTCCAATCTTTAAGCTCCCTAGCAAACTGAAGTCGTTTTTTCCTATTAacatcactaacaagtggctttcttgtgaccacaactttttagtcccaatcctgtaagatctttcactattaaacatagccgtgagttctacagTCGATTTTTCTACGATTTTTTCTGACCACATATATTCTGCAAGCTAGCAGTTaaccaggttttaataatgcattcccaattccagtgatttcagcaacctccttgccccttctgaaacacagtaacatatttTCCATGACCAAGGGATACgtcttccaacatggttgtttaagaaatgagaaactTCACACTGTattagttagggttaaaagaattgttgccagctgaaacatattaaatcacagcaataatgatccaatcataggctcttaagtatcatCTTATTTCAATCCAAATGGCAACCTTTTGTTTTTGGCCAGGCCGTTTATAACCAAGCAGCCACAGTTGGGCTTTTCTTGCACCATCATAATAGACAAAAACATGCATCCACTTGCTGGTATAGGCATTTATTAGTTCCAAACTGTTATTAGCCTTATATCAATGTCATAATTATAGGATATCTTGAGAACTTGAGTTAAGGTGATAACTGCCCAAAattctattatcatttactcaaatctcatttgcacttaCATTTGAttcaaacaatttaaatgtgttatGATCTGTATTAAGACACACGCATGAACTGATTTAGTCTGATGCCAAGTCAAAGAGCAAGTGTGAAAGAGATTTGAGAGCAACAGCAGGAAAGGGTTTTTAGCATATATTACTTTTCAGTCTTTTCCTcgcacaaagctattgtatggctttggaagacttgaaatattgtgTACAGCTTTAAACGGATCCTGTCACGagaaatcaaattttccttgatattttgacaaataagaTGTAATTCTACTATcagaaaaatactgtaaatttcagaactcaaaacttaatccccaatggaATAAAAGCATTCAtcgaaaccaagctgcaaaaacacctcATTCTCTTCTTCCGTCACTTCATAGGCCCTGCCCACTGGGGCTTAGTTTGGAAACGGAGAGAGAGAACAGGACGGACAGGCCTGATGTGGCCTACTAACTAT
Encoded proteins:
- the ptp4a1 gene encoding protein tyrosine phosphatase type IVA 1, with product MARMNRPAPVEITYKNMRFLITHNPTNATLHKFIEELKKYGVTTVVRVCEATYDANLVVKEGIQVLDWPFDDGAPPSNQIVDDWLNLLRVKFREEPGCCIAVHCVAGLGRAPVLVALALIECGMKYEDAVQFIRQKRRGAFNSKQLFYLEKYRPKMRLRFKDSNSHRNNCCIQ